From Candidatus Bathyarchaeota archaeon, a single genomic window includes:
- a CDS encoding glycerate kinase, with the protein MIIKNREELLSHGYRKGREVALEIVEDAIKAVDAYDATKKKVHVESCRLIVGDLNYDLSKVGNIYVIGGGKATFSIAQALDEILGWRIKRGVINVKRSEKRRLKHVKVIEAGHPIPDEMGLEGAKEMIHIAKEAEEGDLVFCAITGGASALMPFPTGNINLEDKKRVTDILLKCGATIDEINAVRKHMSAIKGGRLAKHIHPAEIINLIVIDEIAGRPWGPTIPDTTTFKDAVNILKKYNLLEKVPNPVREHLNRGLVDPRLETPKPKDFEGLQVHNIVLADNGIICEAAKKRAEELGFNSLILSTVLEGESKEVGIVLASIAKEIEEKGRFIKPPCVLILGGETTVTITGQCGKGGPSQELVLGASLKIAGSKNMVIISIDTDGTDGPTEIAGGIVDGYTLKRAKEKDVDVFKNLMRHNSSEVLMKLQDAITTRPTRTNVMDLNIVVITS; encoded by the coding sequence ATGATTATTAAGAACAGAGAAGAACTGCTTTCTCATGGATACAGGAAAGGAAGGGAAGTTGCACTAGAGATTGTTGAAGATGCCATTAAGGCTGTAGACGCCTATGACGCTACGAAAAAAAAGGTTCATGTTGAGAGTTGTAGATTAATTGTTGGAGACTTGAACTATGACTTGTCGAAGGTGGGAAATATATATGTGATTGGTGGAGGGAAGGCCACGTTTTCTATAGCTCAGGCGTTAGATGAGATTTTAGGATGGCGAATTAAGCGTGGAGTTATAAATGTGAAGAGGAGTGAAAAACGCCGGTTAAAACATGTAAAGGTTATAGAAGCAGGGCACCCCATACCCGACGAAATGGGATTAGAAGGAGCGAAAGAAATGATCCATATAGCTAAGGAGGCTGAAGAGGGTGATCTTGTATTTTGTGCTATAACGGGTGGGGCTTCAGCTTTAATGCCATTTCCAACTGGAAATATAAACCTAGAAGACAAAAAGAGAGTGACGGATATTCTTTTAAAATGTGGTGCTACAATAGATGAAATAAATGCAGTCAGAAAGCATATGTCAGCAATAAAAGGTGGAAGGCTTGCAAAGCACATTCACCCAGCTGAAATAATTAATTTAATAGTTATAGACGAAATAGCGGGGCGCCCTTGGGGTCCAACCATTCCGGATACAACTACCTTTAAGGATGCCGTAAACATTCTCAAGAAGTACAATTTATTGGAAAAAGTTCCCAATCCAGTAAGGGAGCATCTCAACAGAGGACTGGTTGATCCGAGATTAGAAACGCCAAAGCCTAAAGACTTCGAAGGTTTGCAGGTTCACAACATAGTATTAGCTGATAACGGGATAATATGCGAAGCGGCTAAGAAAAGAGCGGAAGAATTGGGATTTAACTCGCTAATTTTGTCTACTGTGCTAGAAGGAGAGAGCAAGGAAGTAGGAATCGTTTTAGCAAGTATTGCAAAGGAAATAGAGGAAAAAGGCAGGTTTATCAAGCCCCCTTGCGTTTTAATATTGGGCGGAGAAACCACTGTTACGATCACGGGACAATGTGGTAAGGGTGGACCAAGTCAAGAACTTGTCCTAGGGGCTTCCCTGAAGATTGCTGGAAGTAAGAATATGGTTATTATCTCGATAGATACTGATGGCACTGATGGCCCCACAGAAATAGCTGGGGGCATAGTAGACGGTTATACACTGAAAAGAGCTAAGGAGAAGGATGTAGATGTCTTCAAAAACCTAATGAGGCATAACTCCTCCGAAGTGTTAATGAAACTTCAAGATGCTATTACTACAAGACCAACGAGGACGAACGTGATGGATTTAAACATTGTAGTCATTACAAGCTAG
- a CDS encoding ribonuclease P, with product MSIKTYGKRVNVLTEMNTTRRIALQRIHILFRLAKETIHEDPQLAQRYVKVARKIAMATKLRLPKEYRQLICRHCKSFILPGVNCRVRIQQRRESHMVVTCFNCGKCSRIPLKSRRNK from the coding sequence GTGTCGATAAAAACTTATGGAAAGCGTGTGAATGTATTAACTGAAATGAACACCACGAGACGGATAGCCTTGCAACGTATTCATATTCTCTTTCGCCTTGCTAAAGAGACTATTCACGAAGACCCTCAGTTAGCGCAGAGGTATGTGAAGGTTGCGAGAAAAATTGCGATGGCTACGAAACTGCGACTGCCGAAAGAGTATAGGCAACTGATCTGTAGGCATTGTAAAAGCTTTATCTTGCCGGGTGTAAATTGTCGTGTACGGATACAACAGAGAAGGGAATCACACATGGTTGTAACATGCTTCAACTGTGGCAAATGCTCGCGTATACCACTGAAAAGTAGGAGAAATAAATGA
- the pfdA gene encoding prefoldin subunit alpha: protein MASEEETFRRLAVELRILEGTAEALQSRINLVNAALTELRVANMTLEGVGKEKKDASLFVPIGGGSYIKAKLESADKMIVGIGANIAVERTIKVAKESMGNRIVDLEKTRTSLQQQITQVIERIQNNRSQLQELTAKLSEKERRKGVRKTKNTS, encoded by the coding sequence GTGGCAAGTGAAGAGGAAACCTTCCGCAGACTAGCGGTTGAACTTCGAATTTTAGAAGGAACAGCTGAAGCTTTACAATCTAGGATAAACCTTGTAAACGCTGCCTTAACCGAGCTTAGAGTTGCAAACATGACCTTGGAAGGGGTGGGGAAGGAGAAGAAAGACGCGTCGCTTTTCGTCCCAATCGGCGGCGGTTCATACATAAAGGCAAAACTGGAAAGCGCGGACAAAATGATCGTAGGGATAGGAGCAAACATAGCTGTCGAAAGAACGATAAAAGTGGCTAAAGAAAGCATGGGCAACCGCATAGTCGACCTAGAAAAAACGAGAACAAGCCTTCAACAACAAATAACTCAAGTCATAGAAAGGATTCAAAACAACCGATCCCAGCTTCAAGAACTCACAGCGAAACTCAGCGAAAAGGAGAGGAGAAAGGGTGTTCGAAAAACTAAGAACACGAGTTAG
- the eno gene encoding phosphopyruvate hydratase translates to MERFEIKEIKAREIFDCRGNPTVEVDVITREGILGRADVPSGRSTGKHEAFELRDGGDRYQGKGVLKAVRNVNEIITPALRGRNVTKQRKIDELMIELDGTENKSKLGANAIVGISLAVAKAAANALRIPLYRYIGGSNAYILPVPLLNYINGGKLAATELDFQEHIIMPVGAKTFSEAMKMGAEVYYELGKILAEKWNRHSLNVADEGGYTPLGMKDPREAFDAELKAIEELGYDNKFVLGLDVAASHLYNERTKKYTFMGKEITREEFMDFYEDLVSAYPVQSIEDPLEEEDFEGFAELTRTLNIQIVGDDLFVTNVKRLRKGIEMGAANALLLKVNQIGTLSEALDAAQLAFRNGYGVQVSERSGQTEDTWLADLTVGLNAGQIKTGAPCRSERTAQYNQLLRIEEELGNRAIYAGRNYRQPF, encoded by the coding sequence ATGGAGCGTTTCGAGATTAAGGAGATTAAGGCAAGAGAGATATTTGATTGCAGAGGTAATCCAACCGTTGAGGTTGATGTAATAACAAGGGAAGGCATTTTAGGGAGGGCAGATGTTCCGAGTGGGCGGTCCACGGGGAAACATGAGGCTTTTGAACTTAGGGATGGAGGAGACAGGTATCAAGGAAAAGGTGTTCTTAAAGCAGTTAGAAACGTGAACGAAATCATAACACCTGCATTAAGAGGAAGAAATGTAACAAAACAAAGAAAAATTGATGAATTAATGATCGAGCTTGACGGAACAGAAAACAAGTCGAAACTAGGAGCCAATGCGATTGTTGGCATATCTCTTGCCGTAGCAAAAGCCGCTGCTAACGCTTTGAGAATCCCTCTTTACAGATACATCGGGGGATCAAACGCCTACATATTGCCTGTTCCGCTCCTAAATTACATAAATGGAGGTAAACTGGCTGCAACAGAACTTGACTTTCAAGAACACATCATAATGCCTGTGGGCGCTAAGACTTTCTCAGAAGCAATGAAGATGGGCGCAGAGGTTTACTATGAACTCGGAAAAATATTAGCTGAGAAATGGAACAGACATTCATTAAACGTAGCAGACGAAGGCGGATATACCCCTCTAGGGATGAAGGATCCAAGAGAGGCTTTTGACGCGGAATTAAAAGCTATCGAGGAACTTGGATATGACAACAAATTTGTGCTCGGACTAGATGTTGCCGCCAGCCACCTCTACAATGAAAGGACGAAAAAATACACTTTTATGGGGAAAGAGATCACTCGGGAGGAATTTATGGACTTTTACGAAGACCTGGTTTCAGCGTATCCTGTTCAATCAATTGAAGATCCCCTGGAAGAAGAGGATTTCGAGGGTTTTGCAGAGTTAACGAGGACTCTAAACATTCAGATAGTTGGAGACGACCTCTTTGTTACAAATGTTAAGCGATTACGAAAAGGGATTGAAATGGGAGCTGCAAATGCTCTCCTTCTAAAGGTTAATCAGATAGGGACCCTCAGCGAAGCTCTAGACGCAGCTCAACTAGCCTTTAGAAACGGCTATGGTGTACAAGTCTCTGAAAGATCCGGGCAAACTGAAGATACATGGCTAGCCGACTTAACTGTCGGGTTAAATGCTGGTCAAATAAAGACGGGTGCACCTTGCAGAAGCGAAAGAACTGCTCAATACAACCAACTGCTCAGAATAGAAGAAGAACTCGGCAATAGAGCAATATACGCTGGAAGAAACTATAGGCAACCATTCTAA
- a CDS encoding translation initiation factor IF-6, whose protein sequence is MAIFLFDIFGNASIGVYCLTTDKMAIVPPQVTGAKAKRLEEWLKVKVIRSTIGGSVVMGALACANSNGIVLPHATNEEEVQAVKSVLDINAAVMQTKKTAYGNLVLTNDHGAIVDPQLKRKDITKIEDTLDVEAVPGEIAGLPYVGSLATATNKGVLAHPLLKEEEQKVLLDVLKVHVDVGTINCGIPYVSTGLLGNKYSAVAGSVTTGPELFMIGQALDVVK, encoded by the coding sequence TTGGCGATATTCCTCTTCGACATCTTTGGCAACGCAAGTATAGGCGTTTATTGTCTGACCACTGATAAAATGGCGATTGTTCCTCCGCAAGTCACGGGTGCTAAGGCGAAGAGACTGGAAGAATGGTTGAAAGTGAAGGTTATCCGTTCAACTATTGGTGGTTCAGTGGTTATGGGAGCCTTAGCCTGCGCAAACTCCAATGGCATAGTTCTTCCACACGCTACCAACGAGGAGGAGGTTCAAGCTGTAAAATCAGTTTTAGACATCAATGCTGCAGTTATGCAGACAAAAAAGACGGCTTATGGGAACCTCGTTCTGACGAACGACCATGGAGCGATCGTTGACCCTCAATTGAAAAGGAAAGACATAACAAAAATAGAGGATACTCTAGATGTTGAAGCAGTTCCCGGAGAAATAGCAGGGCTACCATACGTTGGATCCCTCGCCACCGCTACGAACAAAGGCGTGTTAGCCCATCCACTGCTGAAAGAGGAGGAACAGAAAGTTTTGTTGGACGTGTTAAAGGTTCACGTGGATGTGGGAACCATAAACTGTGGAATACCGTACGTCTCCACCGGACTTTTAGGAAACAAATACAGCGCAGTAGCTGGATCAGTGACAACTGGACCCGAATTATTTATGATAGGGCAAGCATTGGATGTGGTGAAATAA
- a CDS encoding aminopeptidase P family protein — translation MKRERVFMQEKGLDALVAISPENVAYSIGCVIPSQFFARRRHAISIIPLEGSPVLIVADMEEGHAKSYSLIQDIRSYREFLQDPIDLLADVLNEKKLDHGRMGMELTYIPTRDFEILHKRLPKVEFVECEEIFGELYAIKNEKQIDILRRVARAAEKAIKEGFETIRPGMNEYELARTMINRFYSEGGDNIRLLTVGSGERSSYPNVGPSDRVIKKGDLIRVDFLGLSEYFMSDVCRTAVVGEPTKKQKQIWHKLVETKDKVLETVKPGVKACQIYDAYLKVWTSFGLNPLRFIGHGLGLSTHERPLLSDFDKLVLQEGMVFCIEPLLLTPSVEGYHLEDEILITKDGYKILTNLMDTSELYEIR, via the coding sequence TTGAAAAGAGAAAGAGTCTTCATGCAAGAGAAGGGTTTGGATGCGCTCGTCGCCATTTCGCCAGAAAACGTTGCTTATAGCATCGGATGTGTTATTCCATCACAGTTCTTTGCTAGACGAAGACATGCAATTTCGATAATTCCTCTAGAAGGGTCTCCAGTGCTGATAGTGGCGGATATGGAGGAAGGACACGCCAAAAGCTACTCTCTGATCCAAGATATTAGGTCGTACCGAGAGTTCCTGCAAGATCCGATAGACTTGTTAGCCGACGTGCTAAATGAGAAGAAGCTTGACCATGGACGAATGGGCATGGAACTCACTTACATCCCCACACGCGACTTTGAAATACTTCACAAAAGGTTACCTAAAGTTGAGTTCGTTGAATGCGAAGAGATTTTTGGGGAATTGTACGCTATCAAAAATGAAAAACAGATAGACATCTTAAGGAGAGTAGCAAGGGCTGCCGAGAAGGCAATAAAGGAAGGCTTTGAAACGATAAGACCCGGTATGAACGAGTACGAGTTGGCCAGGACAATGATAAATAGATTCTACAGTGAGGGGGGAGACAACATCCGTCTATTGACCGTGGGATCTGGGGAACGAAGTAGCTATCCAAATGTCGGCCCAAGCGATCGAGTTATCAAGAAAGGAGACTTGATAAGGGTTGATTTCCTAGGTTTGTCAGAATATTTTATGTCGGACGTTTGCCGAACGGCGGTTGTTGGTGAACCCACCAAAAAGCAAAAACAAATATGGCATAAGCTGGTTGAAACTAAGGATAAAGTTCTTGAGACAGTGAAGCCTGGAGTAAAAGCTTGTCAGATATATGATGCCTACTTAAAAGTTTGGACAAGCTTCGGCTTAAATCCCTTACGATTCATAGGCCATGGGCTCGGGCTTTCAACTCACGAGAGACCTTTGCTTAGCGACTTCGACAAGCTGGTTCTTCAAGAAGGAATGGTCTTCTGCATCGAACCACTACTGCTCACTCCTAGTGTTGAAGGATATCACCTTGAGGATGAAATTCTCATCACAAAGGATGGCTACAAGATCTTAACTAATCTTATGGACACCTCAGAACTTTACGAAATCAGGTAA
- a CDS encoding 30S ribosomal protein S19e, whose product MPTPHDIPASILIEKLTKHLKDNVDGVVPPTWAPFVKTGSHVSRPPQNPEWWFTRCASLLRKIYLKGPIGIEHLRSEYGGRIDRGVKPEHARRSGGSIIRKAIQQLEAAGLVEPLRNRGRVVTGEGRRLLDRLSTEIKKDLEKKLPELKKY is encoded by the coding sequence TTGCCAACGCCCCATGACATACCAGCATCTATTCTAATTGAAAAGTTAACCAAACACCTAAAAGATAATGTGGATGGAGTGGTTCCGCCCACATGGGCCCCTTTCGTGAAGACAGGCTCTCATGTTTCAAGACCTCCGCAGAACCCGGAGTGGTGGTTTACAAGATGTGCCTCGCTTCTACGTAAGATTTACTTAAAGGGACCAATTGGGATAGAGCATCTCAGATCGGAATATGGCGGAAGAATTGATCGAGGAGTAAAACCCGAACACGCTAGGAGAAGCGGTGGTTCGATTATTAGAAAAGCCATACAGCAACTTGAAGCCGCCGGGCTTGTGGAACCCTTAAGAAACAGAGGGAGAGTAGTCACTGGAGAAGGAAGGCGACTGCTAGACAGATTGTCCACCGAGATCAAGAAAGACTTGGAGAAAAAGCTTCCAGAGCTGAAGAAATATTAG
- a CDS encoding 16S rRNA methyltransferase — protein MLILILAESALETIPKNLWKHPAVKQYSKRCGKPPQFLLLDRSYHHTAMKRLEENEKRGRPDIVHFSLLEALGSPLNKEQLLQTYVHTFNDYVITVNPEARLPRNYNRFVGLVEQLFELGRIPSTGPSLLMLERETLPQLLHKVNPSYVVAFSSRGSPKMLENAMAKVSDKQRLAVLIGGFPHGHFTETTIKLANEVVRIDPEMLEAWAVTARIIYEYERCIYLPKKRLER, from the coding sequence TTGCTAATTCTTATATTAGCTGAATCGGCGCTAGAAACAATTCCCAAAAACTTGTGGAAACATCCCGCCGTCAAACAGTACTCGAAAAGATGTGGGAAGCCTCCACAATTCCTTCTTCTTGACCGTTCCTATCACCACACTGCGATGAAAAGACTTGAGGAAAACGAGAAGAGAGGGCGGCCAGACATCGTTCATTTTTCCTTGCTTGAAGCCCTAGGCTCACCCCTTAACAAGGAACAACTTCTCCAAACCTATGTGCACACCTTTAACGATTACGTGATCACGGTGAATCCTGAAGCTCGGTTGCCGAGAAACTATAACCGATTTGTTGGACTTGTGGAACAACTGTTCGAGTTAGGCAGAATTCCATCAACTGGACCAAGCTTGCTCATGTTGGAACGTGAAACGCTGCCACAACTACTTCATAAAGTCAACCCCTCATATGTTGTAGCCTTTAGCAGTAGAGGATCACCCAAGATGCTGGAAAATGCTATGGCAAAAGTCTCAGACAAACAAAGGCTAGCCGTCCTCATCGGTGGCTTTCCCCACGGCCACTTCACGGAAACAACCATCAAATTAGCGAACGAGGTAGTCCGCATAGACCCCGAGATGCTGGAAGCGTGGGCTGTCACTGCGAGAATAATCTATGAATACGAACGTTGCATTTACTTGCCAAAGAAAAGACTTGAACGTTAG
- a CDS encoding 50S ribosomal protein L31e: protein MKETAEETEEEEEAITEEEAEIVEEAVETEEVVEEEEVVEEIVEEAEAEEEVEVEGARKEEIVEEDIVEEKVYTIPLSRAWISPRQKRAPRAIRLVKSFIQRHMKVKEEALEEGEEGERVVISNEVNEKIWSRGIQKPPRKIRVRAAKDKEGTITIYLAEGD, encoded by the coding sequence ATGAAAGAGACCGCTGAAGAAACGGAAGAAGAGGAAGAAGCGATCACAGAAGAAGAGGCTGAAATCGTAGAAGAAGCTGTGGAAACTGAAGAAGTCGTGGAAGAAGAGGAAGTTGTTGAAGAAATTGTTGAGGAAGCTGAAGCTGAGGAAGAGGTAGAAGTTGAAGGGGCGAGGAAAGAGGAAATAGTAGAAGAAGATATTGTTGAAGAAAAAGTCTACACGATACCACTAAGCAGAGCATGGATTTCTCCACGTCAAAAACGGGCTCCACGAGCCATCCGTCTTGTTAAGAGTTTTATTCAGAGGCACATGAAGGTCAAAGAAGAAGCTTTAGAAGAAGGAGAAGAAGGTGAAAGGGTGGTCATCAGCAACGAAGTGAACGAAAAAATCTGGAGCAGAGGAATCCAGAAACCGCCACGAAAAATCCGCGTTCGGGCAGCCAAGGATAAAGAGGGAACAATAACCATCTACTTGGCAGAAGGAGACTAA
- a CDS encoding 50S ribosomal protein L39e, whose product MARNKPTAKKRRLGKAGKQKKPVPTWVIQRTSGRVRTNPKRRRWRQRKIKA is encoded by the coding sequence ATGGCGAGAAATAAACCGACAGCGAAAAAACGTAGATTGGGAAAGGCGGGAAAACAGAAGAAACCGGTTCCTACTTGGGTTATTCAGAGAACGAGTGGGCGTGTGAGAACCAACCCGAAAAGGAGGCGTTGGCGACAGAGGAAAATAAAGGCTTGA
- a CDS encoding DNA-binding protein, with protein sequence MSEEELDELRRRKLLELRQRIAQEQHQIQAKQQFEMQKQAVLRQVLTTDARRRLTNLKMVKPEFAEQLELQLIQLAQQGKTSIPITDKQLKEILMRLQSHRREIKIRRV encoded by the coding sequence ATGAGCGAGGAGGAACTAGACGAACTGCGAAGGAGAAAGCTCCTTGAACTGCGACAACGAATAGCGCAAGAGCAACATCAGATTCAGGCAAAACAGCAATTTGAAATGCAGAAACAAGCCGTACTTCGCCAAGTACTCACAACCGACGCCAGACGGCGCCTCACCAACCTAAAAATGGTGAAGCCAGAATTTGCCGAGCAACTTGAACTCCAACTCATCCAGCTCGCACAACAGGGCAAGACCAGCATCCCAATAACCGATAAACAATTGAAAGAAATTCTAATGAGGTTGCAGTCTCATCGTAGAGAGATCAAAATCAGGAGAGTCTAA
- a CDS encoding 50S ribosomal protein L18a, with the protein MSEVKVFRVTGEIKKPNLHTNFRKEIRALKPEDAVETVYKEIGSKHRAKRFQIKIVKVEEISPEDIENSVIKKLTLGEEGGK; encoded by the coding sequence ATGAGTGAAGTCAAAGTTTTCCGGGTGACGGGAGAGATTAAGAAGCCGAACCTCCACACGAACTTTAGAAAGGAAATTAGAGCTCTAAAACCCGAAGATGCTGTTGAAACAGTCTACAAGGAGATTGGGAGCAAACATCGAGCTAAACGCTTCCAGATCAAAATCGTAAAGGTTGAAGAAATAAGTCCAGAAGATATTGAAAATTCTGTCATAAAGAAGTTAACGTTGGGAGAAGAAGGTGGCAAGTGA
- a CDS encoding hydroxyacid dehydrogenase, with amino-acid sequence MRKREKSPRIICADRFYMSKEAIEALENFGKVIWADCKNEDELVKKVRSTSAELIISEYFKITCRVMDALPNLKGIVVWGVGYDHIDINAASERGIYVANTRGSNAESVAEHVFALMLCLSRKLLRTCNFVRAGEWTTREEAGLPSQLAAQDLYEKILGIVGLGAIGSRVARIAHGFNMHIFAYDPYLSAEVAKERGAELVDFEKLLRESDFVTLHVVLTKETKSIINTRELNLMKPTAYLVNASRGPVVDEEALTKALRDEKIAGAGLDVFTKEPIDVRNPLLKFDNVIVTPHCAGNSKEALEATSLMVSKEAKRILKNQIPDNFVNRKQLAERGYLS; translated from the coding sequence TTGCGCAAAAGAGAAAAATCGCCTAGGATAATATGTGCCGATCGTTTTTACATGAGCAAAGAAGCGATTGAAGCTCTTGAAAATTTTGGGAAAGTGATATGGGCTGACTGTAAAAACGAGGATGAGTTAGTCAAAAAGGTCCGTAGCACTAGTGCCGAGTTGATTATATCTGAATATTTCAAAATAACTTGTCGAGTAATGGATGCGTTACCAAACCTTAAAGGCATCGTGGTTTGGGGAGTGGGATACGATCACATTGATATCAATGCTGCCTCTGAAAGAGGAATTTATGTAGCTAATACCCGTGGGTCAAACGCGGAGTCCGTTGCGGAACATGTCTTTGCGCTTATGCTTTGTTTATCAAGGAAACTGCTTCGAACATGCAACTTTGTTAGGGCTGGTGAATGGACAACTCGGGAGGAGGCGGGGTTGCCTAGCCAACTCGCAGCCCAAGACTTGTACGAGAAAATCCTTGGCATCGTTGGATTAGGTGCCATAGGATCCCGTGTTGCCAGAATAGCTCATGGTTTCAACATGCACATTTTTGCCTATGATCCGTACCTAAGTGCTGAAGTAGCAAAGGAGAGGGGAGCAGAGTTAGTTGATTTTGAAAAGCTCCTCAGGGAGTCCGACTTTGTCACGTTGCATGTGGTCTTAACCAAAGAAACAAAAAGTATAATCAACACTAGGGAATTAAACCTAATGAAACCCACAGCGTACTTGGTTAATGCATCAAGAGGCCCAGTTGTTGACGAGGAAGCCTTAACCAAAGCGTTGAGAGATGAGAAGATTGCGGGAGCGGGATTAGACGTTTTCACTAAAGAGCCAATCGATGTAAGGAACCCTCTTCTAAAATTTGACAATGTAATTGTTACTCCTCACTGTGCAGGCAACTCCAAAGAAGCGCTTGAGGCAACTTCTCTAATGGTCAGCAAAGAAGCCAAGAGAATCCTGAAGAACCAAATTCCTGATAATTTTGTAAATAGAAAGCAACTTGCGGAAAGAGGTTATCTAAGTTAG
- a CDS encoding YhbY family RNA-binding protein, producing MITSKMKRRIKRKLNVERPNVWVGKDGVTPQILDEICRQLEKKKMVKVKMLKTALKDEDAKNVASKIAQQTESTLIDVRGHTFILYKSRKRKGEKSL from the coding sequence ATGATAACATCCAAGATGAAGCGGAGAATAAAGCGTAAACTGAACGTTGAGAGGCCAAACGTGTGGGTTGGAAAGGACGGAGTAACACCGCAGATACTGGATGAAATCTGTAGGCAGCTGGAGAAAAAGAAAATGGTGAAGGTGAAGATGTTAAAGACCGCGTTAAAAGATGAAGACGCTAAGAATGTCGCTTCGAAAATTGCGCAACAGACGGAGTCTACTCTAATCGATGTTCGTGGTCACACGTTCATACTCTACAAATCGAGAAAAAGAAAAGGTGAAAAGTCTTTATAA